One genomic window of Panulirus ornatus isolate Po-2019 chromosome 14, ASM3632096v1, whole genome shotgun sequence includes the following:
- the LOC139753376 gene encoding protein fem-1 homolog A isoform X1 translates to MNRGFGFSPVSCLWRWCSGLVPSLCWTLYCCYCSLLQHQCKMLLDHRSRSEMTRMVSARTNGATPLVMAAKNGHLSCVEYLVERCNADLEQVGSVVFDGETIDGAPPLWCAAAAGHLDVVSYLLEKGANVNATTKTNSTPLRAACFDGHFEIVKYLVEHNSDIEVANRHGHTCLMIACYKGHFEIAKYLIEITANVNRKSVKGNTALHDCAESGSLDIMKLLLDHNAKMDVDSYGMTPLLAASVTGHTHIVEYLISRTDLISRKDKIDALELLGATYVDKKRDMLGALRFWKMAMSERYEQGVMIYPKPVQQSPIAAYENSIEVMTLQQLDEIISDPDEMRMQALLVRERILGPAHPDTSYYIRYRGAVYADTGNFDRCITLWMYALDMQQKILEPLSPMTQSSFVSFAELFSFMMSEAKNRGRRVPVVNFCDMMRVFEKCLREVEVGMYQLTKVVSGCNGILANGGERDTTYFHRTLVITMHLVCLLTKLGPALTSLQRHAMRKAVYQLVQLDPRGSGGATPLHLACSRDSSATVGRFPICTFPSLEVVTLLLEVGADPCATDEQGNTPLHTLASNKQCRRELLTALLAAGAHLDTLNRSGQSFSSLRTSRGQRLHQLINPLHHTSLQCLAAATLRRHGLPYDTILHPRLAQFVDQH, encoded by the exons ATGCTCCTAGATCATCGTAGCCGCAGTGAGATGACCCGTATGGTGAGCGCGCGGACGAATGGTGCCACTCCGCTTGTCATGGCCGCCAAGAATGGACATCTCTCTTGCGTCGAGTACCTTGTGGAGCGATGCAATGCTGACCTGGAACAGGTTGGCTCAG TTGTGTTTGATGGTGAGACCATAGATGGGGCTCCTCCCCTGTGGTGCGCTGCTGCAGCTGGTCACCTCGATGTTGTGTCATATCTCTTAGAGAAAGGCGCTAACGTCAATGCCACTACCAAGACCAACTCCACCCCTCTCAGAGCAGCTTGCTTTGATGGACACTTTGAAATTGTCAAATATTTAGTGGAACATAATTCAG ACATAGAGGTTGCAAATCGTCACGGTCACACATGTTTGATGATCGCATGCTACAAGGGACACTTTGAGATTGCGAAGTACCTCATTGAAATTACTGCAAATGTGAACCGTAAAAGTGTGAAGGGTAACACAGCATTACATGACTGTGCAGAATCGGGTTCATTGGACATAATGAAACTATTGTTAGATCACAATGCCAAGATGGATGTTGattcatatg GAATGACACCCTTGCTAGCTGCAAGTGTCACTGGCCATACACACATTGTGGAATATCTAATTTCTCGAACAGACTTGATATCAAGAAAGGATAAGATTGATGCTTTAGAACTACTTGGAGCTACATATGTTGACAAGAAACGGGATATGCTCGGAGCTCTCAGATTTTGGAAGATGGCAATGTCTGAAAG ATATGAACAAGGGGTAATGATATACCCTAAGCCAGTACAGCAGTCTCCCATAGCTGCCTACGAAAATTCAATAGAAGTAATGACTCTGCAACAGCTTGATGAAATAATTTCTGATCCAGATGAAATGAGGATGCAGGCACTACTTGTGAGGGAGAGAATTCTAGGGCCAGCTCATCCTGACACTAGCTACTACATTCGGTATCGAGGTGCTGTTTATGCTGATACTGGCAATTTTGATCGTTGCATAACGCTGTGGATGTATGCATTGGACATGCAGCAAAAAATCCTTGAACCCTTAAGTCCAATGACACAGAGCTCATTTGTGTCATTTGCAGAATTATTTTCGTTCATGATGAGTGAAGCGAAGAATCGTGGTAGAAGAGTGCCAGTGGTGAACTTCTGTGATATGATGCGAGTGTTTGAAAAGTGTTTGCGGGAGGTCGAGGTTGGCATGTATCAGCTTACTAAGGTTGTAAGTGGCTGTAATGGTATATTAGCTAATGGTGGTGAGCGAGACACCACATATTTTCACCGTACTCTTGTCATAACTATGCACTTAGTTTGCTTGCTTACAAAATTAGGACCTGCATTAACTTCCCTTCAGCGACATGCAATGAGGAAAGCGGTGTATCAGTTAGTGCAGCTAGATCCTCGGGGATCAGGAGGTGCAACTCCATTGCACTTGGCTTGTTCACGGGACTCTTCAGCAACAGTTGGAAGATTTCCAATTTGTACCTTCCCCAGCTTGGAAGTTGTAACGTTATTATTGGAGGTTGGGGCAGATCCTTGTGCTACAGATGAGCAAGGTAACACGCCATTACACACATTAGCTAGTAATAAGCAGTGTCGCAGAGAGCTACTAACTGCCCTTCTTGCTGCTGGTGCCCATCTTGATACACTTAACAGATCTGGCCAGAGCTTTTCTTCCTTACGTACCTCACGAGGGCAGCGTCTTCACCAGCTGATAAACCCCTTACACCACACATCCCTACAGTGCCTGGCTGCTGCCACCCTCCGTAGACATGGCCTTCCTTACGATACAATCTTGCATCCTCGTCTTGCACAGTTTGTAGATCAACACTGA
- the LOC139753376 gene encoding protein fem-1 homolog C isoform X2, whose amino-acid sequence MEFKNGVFNAARDGNLRRLKMLLDHRSRSEMTRMVSARTNGATPLVMAAKNGHLSCVEYLVERCNADLEQVGSVVFDGETIDGAPPLWCAAAAGHLDVVSYLLEKGANVNATTKTNSTPLRAACFDGHFEIVKYLVEHNSDIEVANRHGHTCLMIACYKGHFEIAKYLIEITANVNRKSVKGNTALHDCAESGSLDIMKLLLDHNAKMDVDSYGMTPLLAASVTGHTHIVEYLISRTDLISRKDKIDALELLGATYVDKKRDMLGALRFWKMAMSERYEQGVMIYPKPVQQSPIAAYENSIEVMTLQQLDEIISDPDEMRMQALLVRERILGPAHPDTSYYIRYRGAVYADTGNFDRCITLWMYALDMQQKILEPLSPMTQSSFVSFAELFSFMMSEAKNRGRRVPVVNFCDMMRVFEKCLREVEVGMYQLTKVVSGCNGILANGGERDTTYFHRTLVITMHLVCLLTKLGPALTSLQRHAMRKAVYQLVQLDPRGSGGATPLHLACSRDSSATVGRFPICTFPSLEVVTLLLEVGADPCATDEQGNTPLHTLASNKQCRRELLTALLAAGAHLDTLNRSGQSFSSLRTSRGQRLHQLINPLHHTSLQCLAAATLRRHGLPYDTILHPRLAQFVDQH is encoded by the exons ATGCTCCTAGATCATCGTAGCCGCAGTGAGATGACCCGTATGGTGAGCGCGCGGACGAATGGTGCCACTCCGCTTGTCATGGCCGCCAAGAATGGACATCTCTCTTGCGTCGAGTACCTTGTGGAGCGATGCAATGCTGACCTGGAACAGGTTGGCTCAG TTGTGTTTGATGGTGAGACCATAGATGGGGCTCCTCCCCTGTGGTGCGCTGCTGCAGCTGGTCACCTCGATGTTGTGTCATATCTCTTAGAGAAAGGCGCTAACGTCAATGCCACTACCAAGACCAACTCCACCCCTCTCAGAGCAGCTTGCTTTGATGGACACTTTGAAATTGTCAAATATTTAGTGGAACATAATTCAG ACATAGAGGTTGCAAATCGTCACGGTCACACATGTTTGATGATCGCATGCTACAAGGGACACTTTGAGATTGCGAAGTACCTCATTGAAATTACTGCAAATGTGAACCGTAAAAGTGTGAAGGGTAACACAGCATTACATGACTGTGCAGAATCGGGTTCATTGGACATAATGAAACTATTGTTAGATCACAATGCCAAGATGGATGTTGattcatatg GAATGACACCCTTGCTAGCTGCAAGTGTCACTGGCCATACACACATTGTGGAATATCTAATTTCTCGAACAGACTTGATATCAAGAAAGGATAAGATTGATGCTTTAGAACTACTTGGAGCTACATATGTTGACAAGAAACGGGATATGCTCGGAGCTCTCAGATTTTGGAAGATGGCAATGTCTGAAAG ATATGAACAAGGGGTAATGATATACCCTAAGCCAGTACAGCAGTCTCCCATAGCTGCCTACGAAAATTCAATAGAAGTAATGACTCTGCAACAGCTTGATGAAATAATTTCTGATCCAGATGAAATGAGGATGCAGGCACTACTTGTGAGGGAGAGAATTCTAGGGCCAGCTCATCCTGACACTAGCTACTACATTCGGTATCGAGGTGCTGTTTATGCTGATACTGGCAATTTTGATCGTTGCATAACGCTGTGGATGTATGCATTGGACATGCAGCAAAAAATCCTTGAACCCTTAAGTCCAATGACACAGAGCTCATTTGTGTCATTTGCAGAATTATTTTCGTTCATGATGAGTGAAGCGAAGAATCGTGGTAGAAGAGTGCCAGTGGTGAACTTCTGTGATATGATGCGAGTGTTTGAAAAGTGTTTGCGGGAGGTCGAGGTTGGCATGTATCAGCTTACTAAGGTTGTAAGTGGCTGTAATGGTATATTAGCTAATGGTGGTGAGCGAGACACCACATATTTTCACCGTACTCTTGTCATAACTATGCACTTAGTTTGCTTGCTTACAAAATTAGGACCTGCATTAACTTCCCTTCAGCGACATGCAATGAGGAAAGCGGTGTATCAGTTAGTGCAGCTAGATCCTCGGGGATCAGGAGGTGCAACTCCATTGCACTTGGCTTGTTCACGGGACTCTTCAGCAACAGTTGGAAGATTTCCAATTTGTACCTTCCCCAGCTTGGAAGTTGTAACGTTATTATTGGAGGTTGGGGCAGATCCTTGTGCTACAGATGAGCAAGGTAACACGCCATTACACACATTAGCTAGTAATAAGCAGTGTCGCAGAGAGCTACTAACTGCCCTTCTTGCTGCTGGTGCCCATCTTGATACACTTAACAGATCTGGCCAGAGCTTTTCTTCCTTACGTACCTCACGAGGGCAGCGTCTTCACCAGCTGATAAACCCCTTACACCACACATCCCTACAGTGCCTGGCTGCTGCCACCCTCCGTAGACATGGCCTTCCTTACGATACAATCTTGCATCCTCGTCTTGCACAGTTTGTAGATCAACACTGA
- the LOC139753376 gene encoding protein fem-1 homolog A isoform X3: protein MLLDHRSRSEMTRMVSARTNGATPLVMAAKNGHLSCVEYLVERCNADLEQVGSVVFDGETIDGAPPLWCAAAAGHLDVVSYLLEKGANVNATTKTNSTPLRAACFDGHFEIVKYLVEHNSDIEVANRHGHTCLMIACYKGHFEIAKYLIEITANVNRKSVKGNTALHDCAESGSLDIMKLLLDHNAKMDVDSYGMTPLLAASVTGHTHIVEYLISRTDLISRKDKIDALELLGATYVDKKRDMLGALRFWKMAMSERYEQGVMIYPKPVQQSPIAAYENSIEVMTLQQLDEIISDPDEMRMQALLVRERILGPAHPDTSYYIRYRGAVYADTGNFDRCITLWMYALDMQQKILEPLSPMTQSSFVSFAELFSFMMSEAKNRGRRVPVVNFCDMMRVFEKCLREVEVGMYQLTKVVSGCNGILANGGERDTTYFHRTLVITMHLVCLLTKLGPALTSLQRHAMRKAVYQLVQLDPRGSGGATPLHLACSRDSSATVGRFPICTFPSLEVVTLLLEVGADPCATDEQGNTPLHTLASNKQCRRELLTALLAAGAHLDTLNRSGQSFSSLRTSRGQRLHQLINPLHHTSLQCLAAATLRRHGLPYDTILHPRLAQFVDQH, encoded by the exons ATGCTCCTAGATCATCGTAGCCGCAGTGAGATGACCCGTATGGTGAGCGCGCGGACGAATGGTGCCACTCCGCTTGTCATGGCCGCCAAGAATGGACATCTCTCTTGCGTCGAGTACCTTGTGGAGCGATGCAATGCTGACCTGGAACAGGTTGGCTCAG TTGTGTTTGATGGTGAGACCATAGATGGGGCTCCTCCCCTGTGGTGCGCTGCTGCAGCTGGTCACCTCGATGTTGTGTCATATCTCTTAGAGAAAGGCGCTAACGTCAATGCCACTACCAAGACCAACTCCACCCCTCTCAGAGCAGCTTGCTTTGATGGACACTTTGAAATTGTCAAATATTTAGTGGAACATAATTCAG ACATAGAGGTTGCAAATCGTCACGGTCACACATGTTTGATGATCGCATGCTACAAGGGACACTTTGAGATTGCGAAGTACCTCATTGAAATTACTGCAAATGTGAACCGTAAAAGTGTGAAGGGTAACACAGCATTACATGACTGTGCAGAATCGGGTTCATTGGACATAATGAAACTATTGTTAGATCACAATGCCAAGATGGATGTTGattcatatg GAATGACACCCTTGCTAGCTGCAAGTGTCACTGGCCATACACACATTGTGGAATATCTAATTTCTCGAACAGACTTGATATCAAGAAAGGATAAGATTGATGCTTTAGAACTACTTGGAGCTACATATGTTGACAAGAAACGGGATATGCTCGGAGCTCTCAGATTTTGGAAGATGGCAATGTCTGAAAG ATATGAACAAGGGGTAATGATATACCCTAAGCCAGTACAGCAGTCTCCCATAGCTGCCTACGAAAATTCAATAGAAGTAATGACTCTGCAACAGCTTGATGAAATAATTTCTGATCCAGATGAAATGAGGATGCAGGCACTACTTGTGAGGGAGAGAATTCTAGGGCCAGCTCATCCTGACACTAGCTACTACATTCGGTATCGAGGTGCTGTTTATGCTGATACTGGCAATTTTGATCGTTGCATAACGCTGTGGATGTATGCATTGGACATGCAGCAAAAAATCCTTGAACCCTTAAGTCCAATGACACAGAGCTCATTTGTGTCATTTGCAGAATTATTTTCGTTCATGATGAGTGAAGCGAAGAATCGTGGTAGAAGAGTGCCAGTGGTGAACTTCTGTGATATGATGCGAGTGTTTGAAAAGTGTTTGCGGGAGGTCGAGGTTGGCATGTATCAGCTTACTAAGGTTGTAAGTGGCTGTAATGGTATATTAGCTAATGGTGGTGAGCGAGACACCACATATTTTCACCGTACTCTTGTCATAACTATGCACTTAGTTTGCTTGCTTACAAAATTAGGACCTGCATTAACTTCCCTTCAGCGACATGCAATGAGGAAAGCGGTGTATCAGTTAGTGCAGCTAGATCCTCGGGGATCAGGAGGTGCAACTCCATTGCACTTGGCTTGTTCACGGGACTCTTCAGCAACAGTTGGAAGATTTCCAATTTGTACCTTCCCCAGCTTGGAAGTTGTAACGTTATTATTGGAGGTTGGGGCAGATCCTTGTGCTACAGATGAGCAAGGTAACACGCCATTACACACATTAGCTAGTAATAAGCAGTGTCGCAGAGAGCTACTAACTGCCCTTCTTGCTGCTGGTGCCCATCTTGATACACTTAACAGATCTGGCCAGAGCTTTTCTTCCTTACGTACCTCACGAGGGCAGCGTCTTCACCAGCTGATAAACCCCTTACACCACACATCCCTACAGTGCCTGGCTGCTGCCACCCTCCGTAGACATGGCCTTCCTTACGATACAATCTTGCATCCTCGTCTTGCACAGTTTGTAGATCAACACTGA